TCGTACGTCCGCGTTAGAGAGGCGTTCGTTTCCTCCAGGTTCCCCTTCATCGCCTTCAGGTCCGCCGTCATCCGGTTGAACGAGGCGACGAGGGTGCCGAACTCGTCGCTGGATCGGTAGTCCAGCGAAACGTCGAGGTTCCCCCGGGCCACCTCTTCGGTCCCCTCCGCGAGCAACTGCACCGGCACGGTGATCTGCCGCGCGAGGTAGATCCCCATCCAGGAAGCGGCGAAGACGATCAGGAGCGTGATGAGGATGAGGATGCCGACGTAGCTGGCCCGGATGGGGTCATCCAGGAGCCGCACCTGGTGGTACTCGTCGTACGCCTTGGCGATTTCGCGGATCCGCGCCGCCTCGGCGGGGGGGAGAGGTCGAACCGCCACGACGATGACGCCTCCGGGGGTGCGACGCCATGCGGCGGCGAACTCGTCCCCGATCAGGGTCCCCTTTCCGTCACCGTCCCCCTTCATCGCCTTGATCCGTGTGAGGACCTCCGCCCGCACCGCCGGCGGGACCTCGCCGTCCCGGGCGACTTCGGCGTCCTTCTCGAAGAAGAGCAGGGCGGTACCGGCGGGGGCCAGGCTCCGGGCCGATTCGAGAACCCGCGGGAAGGAAGCGGGGTCGACCGTGCCCGACAGCCCCACGGCGGCGCTCTCGGCGGCCGGGGAAAGGGCCCGGGCCTCCTCCTCCAGGCGTTCCCTGGCGATCTCGATGGCGCCGGTGAGGGCCTGTCCCACCCTGCCGCCGATCCACGACTTGATGCTCGTCGTTGTGATGTTCGTCGCGGCGATGAAGAGGAGCATCGTCGGAATGAGCGAGAAGCAGATGAAGATGAGGACGAGACGGGACCGGAGCTTCGCTCCCAGGAGGTTCCGCCGCCGGTCCAGGAGGATCTTGAAGACGTTCCGCGTGACGAGGAAGATCAGGAGGACGACGAGGACGACGTTCAGATTGATCAGCGCGAAGATGACGATGTTGCTGGAGAACGTGACCGCCCCGCCGACCGCCGCCAGGTGGGCCTCGAAGAACGTCAGGACCGCGACGAGAACCGCGACGATCCCGATGGCCCACCGCTCCCTGCGCGTTTTCGCGGCTTCCGCGATCGGGTCCGGGGTGTGCTGTCCGACGGGACGGGCGGTCACGGGGTCTGGAGGTCCCCGCGGGCCCAGTCGGTCTCGACGTCCCACAGGGAAGAGAAGAAGAAGATGGATCGAAGCGGTTCGGAAAGCCCCACCTTGTCCAGCCGGGCGCGGACGCGTGCCCGGTACGGTTTTCCCTTTTCCACGCCTCCGGTCACGGGGACGACCACCTCGAACCGGGTCATCCGGTCAAGGGCGGCAAGGACGTCCGCCAGCAGCTCGTCTCCGTCGTCGCGGTGGAGCCGGTAGACGCGCGACAGGGCGTCGTACCGGACGGAGCGCGTGTAGTAGACCTGCCCCATCGACCGGTTGAACCATCTTCTGTAGACCCGCTCGACCTCGACGGTGGTCTTGAAGGTGATCTCGATCCCGGACTTCAACGCCTCGACCATTTCGGGGGTAAACGCGTTCCGGAGGGTGAAGCGGACCCTGGCCTCGCCGCCATGGATCGTCCCGGAGATTTCCGAGATCCCGGGGACGGGCGGCCCGGCAAGGGAGCTCCCGGGCGGAAGCCCGAGGAAAAGGACGCCAACCGCCGCGGCCAGGAGACCGAAGAGGATCACCCTTTTCCCGGGAGAAGTCCGCACGGCGATCACGTCTCTCCGAACAACGAATCCTGGGCGGACGTCTTCGGGACCGCGATCCCGAGATGCTTCCACGCCGCGGGGGTGGCCACCCTTCCCCGCGGGGTGCGCTTGAGGAAACCCCGCTGGATGAGAAACGGCTCGTAGACATCCTCGATCGTATCCCGCTCCTCGCTGACGGAGGCGGAGATCGTCTCCACGCCGACGGGACCTCCCCCGAACTTTTCGAGGAGTACCCGCAGGATCTTGCGATCCATCATGTCGAGCCCCTCCCGGTCCACCTCCATCCGCAGCAGCGCGTGATCCGCGATCTCCCGGGTGATCGTGCCGTCGCCCGTCACCTGGGCGAAGTCGCGGACGCGCCGTAGGAGGCGGTTCGCGACGCGCGGCGTTCCCCGGGAGCGACGTGCGATCTCCCCCGCCCCCGCCTCGTCGACGGGAATGGAGAGGGCGGCCGAGGAACGCCGGATCACCTCCTTCAATTCCTCCGTCCCGTAATACTCAAGGCGCAGGGGGACCCCGAACCGGTCCCGCAACGGGGAAGTGAGCAGCCCGGTGCGCGTCGTTGCGCCCACCAGGGTGAACCTCGGAAGCGTGAGGCGGATCGATTTCGCGGACGGTCCCTGCCCGAGGATGATGTCGAGGGCGAAGTCCTCCATCGCGGAGTAGAGCAACTCCTCGACCACGCGGGACAGCCGGTGGATCTCGTCGATGAAGAGGACGTCCCCGGGTTCCAGCGCCGTGAGGATTGCGGCGATGTCCCCTTTCCGCTCGATCGCGGGGCCGGAGGTCGTGCGGATCCCCACCCCCATCTCATTGGCGATGATGTGGGCCAGCGTCGTCTTCCCGAGGCCCGGCGGGCCGGAGAGGAGGACGTGGTCGAGCGGCTCGCCGCGACCGATCGCCGCCTCGATGTAGGTCCGAAGGTTCGCCACGATCCCGGATTGCCCGATGAACTCGCCGAACCGTTTCGGCCGCAGGGAGAGGTCGACGGTGTTCTCTCCGCCGGCGGCGGCGGGATCGACGATGCGTCCGCCCGACATCTCCGCGTCTGTCCGTTTCGTCGTCACGCGTTACCGCCCTCCCGACAGGCGGCGCAACGACTCCCGGATCAGGAGATCCGTGGGGAGATCGGCGCCTTTCTCCCGCCGGACGGCCGCGACGGCAAGCTGGGACTGCGTCCGCGGGAACCCGAGGGCGGTGAGCGCCTCCGAGGCCTCCGCTTCCGGCGCCGTCGGGAGTTCCGTCAGCTCCCTCCCCAAGGGGGCGAAATCGATCAAAACCTTCTTCAGCCGGTCCGGCAGCTCCAGGGCGATCC
This genomic interval from Deltaproteobacteria bacterium contains the following:
- a CDS encoding HAMP domain-containing protein, with translation MTARPVGQHTPDPIAEAAKTRRERWAIGIVAVLVAVLTFFEAHLAAVGGAVTFSSNIVIFALINLNVVLVVLLIFLVTRNVFKILLDRRRNLLGAKLRSRLVLIFICFSLIPTMLLFIAATNITTTSIKSWIGGRVGQALTGAIEIARERLEEEARALSPAAESAAVGLSGTVDPASFPRVLESARSLAPAGTALLFFEKDAEVARDGEVPPAVRAEVLTRIKAMKGDGDGKGTLIGDEFAAAWRRTPGGVIVVAVRPLPPAEAARIREIAKAYDEYHQVRLLDDPIRASYVGILILITLLIVFAASWMGIYLARQITVPVQLLAEGTEEVARGNLDVSLDYRSSDEFGTLVASFNRMTADLKAMKGNLEETNASLTRTYDELRRRTQFIETILDSISTGVIVIDRHGRIAMINK
- a CDS encoding DUF4390 domain-containing protein codes for the protein MIAVRTSPGKRVILFGLLAAAVGVLFLGLPPGSSLAGPPVPGISEISGTIHGGEARVRFTLRNAFTPEMVEALKSGIEITFKTTVEVERVYRRWFNRSMGQVYYTRSVRYDALSRVYRLHRDDGDELLADVLAALDRMTRFEVVVPVTGGVEKGKPYRARVRARLDKVGLSEPLRSIFFFSSLWDVETDWARGDLQTP
- the ruvB gene encoding Holliday junction branch migration DNA helicase RuvB, with the translated sequence MSGGRIVDPAAAGGENTVDLSLRPKRFGEFIGQSGIVANLRTYIEAAIGRGEPLDHVLLSGPPGLGKTTLAHIIANEMGVGIRTTSGPAIERKGDIAAILTALEPGDVLFIDEIHRLSRVVEELLYSAMEDFALDIILGQGPSAKSIRLTLPRFTLVGATTRTGLLTSPLRDRFGVPLRLEYYGTEELKEVIRRSSAALSIPVDEAGAGEIARRSRGTPRVANRLLRRVRDFAQVTGDGTITREIADHALLRMEVDREGLDMMDRKILRVLLEKFGGGPVGVETISASVSEERDTIEDVYEPFLIQRGFLKRTPRGRVATPAAWKHLGIAVPKTSAQDSLFGET